A stretch of DNA from Brevibacillus ruminantium:
GCGATCCGACCGGTAGAAACTGGGCAACACCACCGCAGCCAGACCCTTTTTCCGATGCTCCTAACCTGTATGATCCGACACCCAATGTGCAAATGTCTCCAGTTGCGCTCAATGTAACGGGTGGCTCTCAGCCGCATAACAACTTGCAACCTTTTATCGCCCAAAATTTTATCATTTGTTTAGATGGTGAATACCCCAGCAAGGGTTAAGCGCGATTGATGGGGCAGTGGTAAACAGTCCGTCAGAAGGTTCTGTCACATACCATTTAAAAATTGTGCAAGAACAGCTTTTAAACACGCTGCTACTCGTGTTTAACTTATAGGTCGAGAAGTCTCCCACTTCTAAAACCTTACAGCGTTTGGTTGTAAGTGGGGGATGAATCGACTTTGGACAAGGACAGGCTTTTGCCTGTTCAGTTGTCCGACACTTTGGTAAAATCTACTTATGATGTTCTTTGATAACTGGATATATGGGGTTGCATGGAGAAACAAAATGCGAAAACCAAGCTTATCCTTCCATGCGTAAAATATCCAAGGTAACAAAAGAACTCCGAAACGTCGGACATCTAGGGTAGGGACTACCCGAAGTAACGCTCGAGGAGACGAAAGGTTACTTTCGTCGTGGATTTGAGAAGCTCCCACTTCATGGCGTTAGCCTAAGTGGAGAGTAGTTCACAGGCTGTTCCATTCGCTCCTGAATCTTCACCGCCGGCCGTTCATTATAAACTTCTTATCGTGGAGATTTCCTTGTAATAACAACAAATGGTCTGTAATCCTGTTTCGAAGTTTTGCAGATGAAAATGTTCGTTTGGAGCATGACAGTTTTCATCTGGCAATCCAAAGCCTAAAAGAACGATAGGAAGATGAAGCAGTCGAAAGAAGATTTCAGCTGCCGGGATAGACGCTCCCATTCGTGTATAAATCGGCCGCACACCGTATGTCGATTGGTAGGACCTTGCAGCTGCTTGAATCGCCGGATGATCGATGGAACTGACGTACGGCTTGGCTGCGCTGTTCATTCCTGTCGTCGATAACGCAATTCCCGCTGGTGTATGTTGGTGCAGATGTCTCTCCACTAACATTAAAATCTCCTCAGGATCCTGATCATTTACCAAGCGACAGGTGATTTTCGCATGCGCTTCGGCAGGGATAACCGTTTTTGTACCTTCTCCTTGAAAACCACCCCACATCCCGTTTATATCAAGTGTGGGCCGGGCCCAGTTGCGCTCCAAAACGGTGTATCCTTGTTCGCCGAACAGACAGGGAACACCCAGTTCATCGCGCACCGCCGTCTCGTCATAAGGAATGCAGCCAAACTCAGCCTTCTCCGCTTCTGTAATCGGCTTCACCTGATCGTAAAAGCCTGCAATCGCAATTCTGCCGTCGGGCTCAAATAATGTTGACAACAAATGTGCCAAGGCATGCAAAGGATTGTGAATCATTCCACCGTACAAACCGGAGTGCAGATCTTCACTTGGTCCACGCACATCTACCTGGAGCCCACATAAACCCTTTAACCCGTAACAAATAGCCGGTTGTCCCGCTTCCCATAGAGGGGTATCAGAGATCAGCAGCACATCGGCAGCCAACAGGTCCTGATGCGCTTCGATAAAAGCGCCAATATGAGGACTGCCGATTTCTTCTTCCCCTTCGAGGCAAAACTTAACGTTTACAGGAAGCTCTCCTGTGCATTTCAACATCGCTTCAATTGCTTTGATGTGCATAAACACTTGCCCCTTATCGTCTGATGCACCACGTGCGTACAGCTTGCCGTCTCTGATCGCCGGCTCAAATGGCGGCGTCTCCCACAATTCAAGTGGGTCTACAGGCTGAACATCATAGTGACCGTAAATGAGTATTGTCGGTTTTCCCGCGGCCCCGAGCCACTCTCCATAGACGATGGGATGACCTTGTGTTGGGATCACCCTGGCATTCTCTAATCCAACAGACGTTAACTGCTGCGCTAGCCACTTCGCCGCGGAGATGATGTCCGGTGTGTGAACGGATAATGAACTGATGCTGGGAATGCGCAAAAATTCATACAGCTCCTGCAGATGCCGCTCTCTATGCTCTCGAAAATAGGTCTCAAGACGCTCGGATATAGACATGCCGGTATACACCCTTCCCTGTATCCATAGTCAATGATCGCCCTTTAAATCAGATTCGCTTATTTCCGCGATAAACTGCTTTATTCTGTGAGCCAGATCTGGTTGTCGATCAAGCAATATGGAGTAGTGGTTGGCATCCGACAGATAAGATTGTAAATTCGCGGTATACTCCTTTGTTTTACTGTAAGATTCTTCCGTATAGACAGGCGAACCCCCTATTTTTCCATTTGCTATCACCAGTAAAACCGGACAGGCAATAGATGAACAGATCTGTTTATGATCAAAATCACGCTCAATACTTTCAAGGTCTTTCATAATCACTTCCGGCTCACCTTTAAATCTAACCTGGCCATCGACTTCCTCTACTCCATAAAGAATGCCTTCCTCAAAATATTCATTCCATTCCAATCCCATGGCATGGTATATGTTTTGTGAATGATGGATATATGCTTCTTTGGAAGGGAACGATTTGCCCAATCTGTCTAATGCGGGCTTTACAATTTCGATTTCTTTAGAGGTTAACAGCCCTGCACCGTCTACAAGAACAACTCCGGCAAGGTTTTTATATTTGCTTGCGACAATTGCTGCAATAAATGCCCCCATTGAATGGCCGATTAATATGGGAGATTTGATTCCCAAAGATTCTATTAACTCAATCGTGTCTTCTGCATGCAATAAAATGGATGAATCCTGTTCGGCTCGCGAACTATTGCCCCTGCCTCTGACATCATAGGCTAAGACTCGATATTCAGGAGATAATTCATTGGCCAATGCCGTAAAATGTTTGTGATTACCTGCCAAGCCGTGTATTCCAACAATTGTTGGACTTCCCCCCGTCCATTCTGCGATCCTAAATGTTAACCCTTTCCATTCATGATCATATGTCGTATACATTTTTATCCCTCCCGAATATGTTGTCCTACTGTAGAATCGTGGTTTTCACTTCACCATTACTTTCAAGCAACTCTCCTTTGTCATCACGGAGAATGAGGAATGACAACATGCAAATCAAGTCGAACGCAATCATAAACCAGAAAGCCATCTCAAACGAACCGTGAAAAGCGTCCACGATGAAACCGATAGCCATCGGAGTGATCAAACCGGCAAGCTGTGCGCCGAAATTGATGACTCCCTGCACGGAACCAATAATGTGCGTTGCAAATTTTTTCACAGGATATGCGCCCAAGAGGATGGTTACAAACGAGGTGAAGAAGATGGTGATTGTTTGGTACACGATAAAAGCAGCAACGCTTGATGCATGAAACATCTGGAAGAGAAGAACAGCCGCAACAATCGTGCAGAGAATAGCCAATTGCCTGTGGCGCTTAGAGGACAATTTATCGACAATGTAACCGGTCAACAATACGCTCAAAATTCCTGCTGCTGCCGGGATCATCGAAGCAAATCCCATCGACATCAGATCGAGATGCCGAACTTTAACTAAATAGGTTGGCATCCAAGATATGAGTCCCCAATTTACGACATAGATCCCGAAAGTCGCAACGAACAACTTCCAAATCAATGGCATTTTCAGTATTTGTGCATAGGGCACCCGCTGTCCGGCAGAAGATGTTGGAGATGGAGGCGTTTGCTGCGCTGTAGCTGGCATTTTCAGATGAATCCAATACAACAAGGCGACAATGATTCCAATGGACCCGATAATCGCAAACGTCATTCGCCAGCCTACAAACGTGATCATCGACGCAGCCAATATCGGCGTTATGATTCCAGCTATGCTGCCTGTTAAAAGTACAATCGACATCGCCCTGCCTCGTTCGGACTGCGGAAAGAAAACGGAAATGGTTTTTGCGCTGGCCGAGCCCAAGCTGCCTTCACCAATTCCAAACAAAAAGCGGATGACGATTATCGATGTAAAGGACCAAGCGACAGCGGTTAGGGAGGTAAAGAGCGACCACGTCACGACAGCTATGATCATAATTTTCCGAAAACCGTATCGATCCGTTAACAACCCGCCAGGAATTTGCATAAGCGCGTAGCCTGCGAAGAAGCTGCTGATTACCAGACCAGTCTCGGAGGCATTTAACTGCAGATCTTCCCCGATAGACAAAACGGCGACATTTATGATGAGACGGTCTATGTTTCCTAATAACCAGCCAAGGAATAAAAGGACCAAAATCAGATACCTTTTCCGCTTGCTGATTTCCGTTCCTCCCATAGATACCCCCCATTTTCTTTTGTCTGCTAAGATTTCATACGCCTTTCTCATTACATTGCGATCCCGCCATCGATCCGAATCACTTCTCCGGTAATCAATTTCGCTTCATCGGAAGCAAGAAAAACTACTCCGCCCCCGATATCCTCCGGCTCCCCGAATATCCCCATGGGAATAAGCGGTGTCATCGAATCGAGATATTCCTGCGCAACCCTTTCTGTCATTCCAGCATTGATGTAACCGGGACAAATAACATTTACGGTAATCCCTTTCCTCGCTACTTCCCTGGCTGTTGTTTTGGACAATCCGATCAAACCTGCTTTCGATGCTGCGTAAGCGGGAGCCCCTCGCAATCCTATAAGGGCGGCAACGGAGGAAATATTAATAATCCTGCCAAATTTGTTGGCAATCATATGGGGCAATGCCAACTTCATGGTAAGAAACGGACCAACCAGATTAACCGATAATACCTTGATAAAGTCTTCTGTCTCCAGGTTCTGCGTCAGCCCATCAATCGTAATTCCCGCATTGTTCACGAGAATATCTATTTTCCCGTATTGCTCAAGTGTACTGTTTATCATTTGCTCCACATGCGTTTGGTTGGTAACATCGCCGCTTATCCAGATCGCATCGCCCCCGTTGGCTCGAATTTCCTGCACCAAATTTTTCGCCTTTTCTTCATAGGAATCCCCGATGTAATTGACGACTACTTTTGCCCCTTTTTCAGCCAACTTCTTACAGATTCCCACCCCGATTCCACTTGCTCCACCGGTCACCAGAGCCACTTTGCCCAACAGATGCATCTGCAATCTCTCCTTTCTGTGCATCACCTTACTTTTTCGCTATATTGAATCTTTCGAATATTTCTTGCTGATGTTCACCCAGTTTAGGAGGAATGCCTAATTTGCCCGGCGTTTTGGAGAACTTGATGTGAACACCTCTTGTGGTTAAC
This window harbors:
- a CDS encoding dipeptidase, with amino-acid sequence MSISERLETYFREHRERHLQELYEFLRIPSISSLSVHTPDIISAAKWLAQQLTSVGLENARVIPTQGHPIVYGEWLGAAGKPTILIYGHYDVQPVDPLELWETPPFEPAIRDGKLYARGASDDKGQVFMHIKAIEAMLKCTGELPVNVKFCLEGEEEIGSPHIGAFIEAHQDLLAADVLLISDTPLWEAGQPAICYGLKGLCGLQVDVRGPSEDLHSGLYGGMIHNPLHALAHLLSTLFEPDGRIAIAGFYDQVKPITEAEKAEFGCIPYDETAVRDELGVPCLFGEQGYTVLERNWARPTLDINGMWGGFQGEGTKTVIPAEAHAKITCRLVNDQDPEEILMLVERHLHQHTPAGIALSTTGMNSAAKPYVSSIDHPAIQAAARSYQSTYGVRPIYTRMGASIPAAEIFFRLLHLPIVLLGFGLPDENCHAPNEHFHLQNFETGLQTICCYYKEISTIRSL
- a CDS encoding alpha/beta hydrolase, with amino-acid sequence MYTTYDHEWKGLTFRIAEWTGGSPTIVGIHGLAGNHKHFTALANELSPEYRVLAYDVRGRGNSSRAEQDSSILLHAEDTIELIESLGIKSPILIGHSMGAFIAAIVASKYKNLAGVVLVDGAGLLTSKEIEIVKPALDRLGKSFPSKEAYIHHSQNIYHAMGLEWNEYFEEGILYGVEEVDGQVRFKGEPEVIMKDLESIERDFDHKQICSSIACPVLLVIANGKIGGSPVYTEESYSKTKEYTANLQSYLSDANHYSILLDRQPDLAHRIKQFIAEISESDLKGDH
- a CDS encoding MFS transporter, which produces MGGTEISKRKRYLILVLLFLGWLLGNIDRLIINVAVLSIGEDLQLNASETGLVISSFFAGYALMQIPGGLLTDRYGFRKIMIIAVVTWSLFTSLTAVAWSFTSIIVIRFLFGIGEGSLGSASAKTISVFFPQSERGRAMSIVLLTGSIAGIITPILAASMITFVGWRMTFAIIGSIGIIVALLYWIHLKMPATAQQTPPSPTSSAGQRVPYAQILKMPLIWKLFVATFGIYVVNWGLISWMPTYLVKVRHLDLMSMGFASMIPAAAGILSVLLTGYIVDKLSSKRHRQLAILCTIVAAVLLFQMFHASSVAAFIVYQTITIFFTSFVTILLGAYPVKKFATHIIGSVQGVINFGAQLAGLITPMAIGFIVDAFHGSFEMAFWFMIAFDLICMLSFLILRDDKGELLESNGEVKTTILQ
- a CDS encoding SDR family NAD(P)-dependent oxidoreductase; its protein translation is MHLLGKVALVTGGASGIGVGICKKLAEKGAKVVVNYIGDSYEEKAKNLVQEIRANGGDAIWISGDVTNQTHVEQMINSTLEQYGKIDILVNNAGITIDGLTQNLETEDFIKVLSVNLVGPFLTMKLALPHMIANKFGRIINISSVAALIGLRGAPAYAASKAGLIGLSKTTAREVARKGITVNVICPGYINAGMTERVAQEYLDSMTPLIPMGIFGEPEDIGGGVVFLASDEAKLITGEVIRIDGGIAM